In Hyphomicrobiaceae bacterium, the following are encoded in one genomic region:
- a CDS encoding ABC transporter ATP-binding protein, with protein MNVRMLIGFAKPYRAPLALALGLMLASTAITLSIPWFGGVLAGDVLKSASANPTRIVLALLALLALLAAVNAALAIVTNRTEQRILADLSMRIYDHLQSLPLTFHYAHRHGDLLALLTFEAGQVSSYITGTLLSALPLFLTIAGAYLMLIRIDPVLAIAVAFLMPALIIALKLIGRRMRPISAQLQDAYAQATATAEENLSMLAAIKAFAREKSESERYNRQVRNVEKLAIKQQQLYALLEPATHFATSCAVVLIVWFASSRIQQGNLSPSELVTFLLYAAAAARPLSGLASLYGQTQRTRGTLQRLEHILAQIPESGPRRKTDLATPAGAISLKDVSFAYPGRANALTGISLDIAPGETIALTGHNGSGKTTLVHLIMGFFQPQFGTISIDGTDTSTVSLHSLRSAIGLVPQQLQLFNASVRDNIAFGRVDASTHEIEAAARSAQAHDFIHALPQGYDTIIGDRGVRLSGGQRQRIALARALIKNPPILILDEATAMFDPDGEVSFIQQAHDVLSQRTVILITHRPASLALANRIVTMDNGQIISVCEHD; from the coding sequence ATGAACGTTCGAATGCTCATCGGCTTTGCAAAGCCCTACCGCGCGCCGTTGGCGTTGGCACTCGGGCTGATGCTCGCCAGCACTGCAATCACGCTCTCGATACCCTGGTTCGGCGGTGTCCTCGCTGGCGACGTCTTGAAATCCGCCTCTGCCAATCCGACCCGCATCGTCCTTGCACTACTCGCGTTGCTTGCTCTTCTTGCGGCGGTCAATGCCGCGCTTGCCATCGTCACCAACAGAACCGAGCAGCGCATCCTGGCCGACTTGAGCATGCGTATATATGACCATCTTCAGTCCTTACCGCTCACGTTTCATTACGCTCACCGACATGGCGATCTGCTCGCGCTGCTTACCTTTGAAGCCGGCCAGGTTTCGAGTTACATCACAGGCACCCTGCTTTCCGCGCTGCCGCTTTTCCTCACGATTGCGGGCGCCTATTTGATGTTGATCCGCATTGATCCCGTGCTGGCCATCGCTGTCGCCTTTCTTATGCCTGCCCTTATCATCGCTCTTAAGCTCATTGGCCGACGGATGCGCCCCATCTCGGCGCAGCTTCAGGATGCTTATGCGCAGGCAACAGCAACTGCCGAAGAAAATTTATCGATGCTAGCCGCCATCAAGGCCTTCGCGCGCGAGAAGTCTGAATCGGAACGCTACAACCGACAAGTCCGCAACGTGGAGAAGCTCGCTATCAAGCAACAGCAGCTTTATGCGCTACTGGAGCCGGCAACCCACTTCGCCACATCTTGCGCCGTCGTGCTCATCGTATGGTTCGCCAGTTCCCGGATCCAGCAAGGCAATCTGTCCCCGTCCGAGCTTGTGACTTTCCTCCTCTACGCTGCGGCTGCGGCACGGCCCCTAAGCGGACTTGCAAGCCTATACGGACAGACCCAGCGCACACGTGGTACGCTCCAACGCCTTGAGCACATTCTGGCGCAAATCCCCGAATCCGGCCCACGACGCAAAACCGATCTAGCGACACCCGCCGGCGCGATCAGCCTGAAAGACGTCAGCTTCGCCTATCCTGGCCGCGCGAATGCACTAACCGGCATATCGCTCGACATTGCGCCCGGTGAAACGATCGCATTGACCGGACACAACGGTTCGGGAAAGACTACGCTCGTGCATCTTATCATGGGGTTCTTTCAACCCCAGTTTGGTACCATCTCGATAGATGGCACCGATACCTCAACCGTAAGTCTGCATAGCCTTCGGAGCGCCATCGGCCTCGTGCCGCAGCAGCTTCAGCTCTTTAATGCGAGCGTGCGCGACAACATCGCTTTCGGCCGCGTCGACGCGTCTACTCACGAGATCGAGGCCGCCGCACGTTCAGCACAAGCGCACGACTTCATCCACGCGTTGCCCCAGGGATACGACACCATCATCGGTGATCGTGGCGTTCGCCTGTCCGGCGGACAGCGCCAGCGCATTGCTCTAGCGCGTGCGCTTATCAAAAATCCGCCAATCCTGATCTTGGATGAAGCAACAGCAATGTTCGATCCAGATGGCGAGGTCTCGTTCATTCAACAGGCCCACGATGTCTTGTCGCAACGTACCGTCATCCTGATTACACACCGGCCTGCAAGCCTGGCGCTCGCCAATCGCATCGTCACTATGGATAATGGACAAATCATTTCGGTGTGCGAGCATGACTGA
- a CDS encoding YdcF family protein produces the protein MTIIRKLNKRAFAIFATLLACLGSASVAYHLLLPPLLMALKPEIEQRFARTQIDQGDTIAGFIVPGGGDERIRGALELARRFPAARLILTGARYDEIALLKEVPDPIGRFILEPDASTTYENAVYSKRIAQPRSGERWILVTTALHMPRAMGAFSAAGFHVEPWPVPMRDIPRRYVEPMVAYEVAALAYYRLTGRSPAFFPGPDDVGLNSDSGRKVAHSLRSAVQ, from the coding sequence ATGACAATCATTCGAAAGCTTAACAAACGAGCGTTTGCGATTTTCGCAACTCTTCTTGCTTGCCTTGGGTCAGCGAGTGTCGCTTATCACTTGCTGTTGCCGCCACTGCTCATGGCCTTGAAACCGGAGATCGAACAGCGCTTCGCACGAACGCAGATCGATCAAGGAGATACGATTGCCGGGTTCATAGTGCCTGGCGGAGGCGACGAACGCATCCGCGGCGCGCTCGAACTAGCTCGCCGCTTCCCAGCTGCGCGCCTTATCCTTACGGGCGCGCGGTATGACGAAATCGCGCTGCTGAAAGAAGTGCCCGATCCGATTGGGCGCTTCATCTTAGAACCGGACGCCAGCACCACATATGAAAATGCGGTCTACTCAAAACGCATCGCGCAACCGAGATCCGGCGAGCGTTGGATTCTCGTGACAACGGCCCTGCACATGCCACGCGCCATGGGCGCATTTTCCGCGGCAGGTTTTCATGTCGAGCCCTGGCCCGTGCCGATGAGAGACATCCCGCGGCGCTACGTCGAGCCGATGGTCGCATACGAGGTTGCAGCACTCGCCTATTACCGGTTGACCGGCCGCTCGCCAGCGTTCTTTCCCGGACCCGATGATGTCGGCCTCAATTCCGATAGCGGTCGCAAAGTCGCGCACAGCTTGCGAAGCGCGGTGCAATGA
- a CDS encoding carbamoyltransferase C-terminal domain-containing protein — MLILGINAYHGDASACLVRDGVIVAAAEEERFRRIKHWAGFPSKAIRYCIESVAASLADVEHIAVNSDPKANFGRKVAYALFQRPDVRLIADRLRNQSKRHSIESELTDAFRGQSFDGKIHRIEHHLAHMASAFLVSPFRDASVVSVDGFGDFSSAAWGRGSETSISIDGRVYFPHSLGVFYQALTQYLGFPHYGDEYKVMGLAPYGEHVHLDKMRRIVLLKDNGSFALDTRYFRHHREKISYEWSGGSPYVERLFSRELEELLGPARASDEPLTENHRNLARSVQAMYEEAFFHLLTHLHAHHKLDAITLAGGCAMNSVANGKIMRKSPFKRVYVQSAAGDAGGAIGAAIHVWHSLTGDKTTFSPRRSALAADSGLKHSVMDHAYLGPQATGEDISGLLKARASEIAAQGCRVANIDDEAKLCAHTAQAIANGAVVGWFQGRLEWGPRALGNRSIICDPRRADMKNILNLKIKRRENFRPFAPSIQREHTAAWFEEDADVPFMMQVFQIREEKRALIPAVTHVDGSGRLQTVYKQTNPRYWAMIEAFRSITGVPMVLNTSFNENEPVVCQPQEALDCFLRTRMDLLVLGDWLVERT; from the coding sequence ATGCTCATTCTTGGAATTAACGCTTATCACGGCGATGCTTCCGCGTGCCTCGTCCGCGATGGCGTCATCGTGGCAGCGGCAGAAGAAGAACGCTTTCGACGCATCAAGCATTGGGCCGGATTTCCATCGAAAGCTATACGGTATTGCATCGAAAGCGTCGCAGCCTCGCTGGCCGACGTCGAGCACATCGCCGTCAACTCTGATCCCAAGGCAAACTTCGGCCGCAAGGTCGCCTATGCGCTATTCCAGCGTCCCGACGTACGGCTCATCGCTGATCGGCTACGAAATCAAAGCAAACGCCACTCCATCGAGAGCGAGCTAACCGATGCTTTTCGCGGACAATCGTTCGACGGCAAAATACATCGCATAGAGCACCATCTCGCCCATATGGCGTCAGCCTTTCTCGTCTCGCCTTTTCGTGACGCAAGCGTCGTGTCGGTGGACGGGTTTGGAGACTTTTCCAGTGCAGCCTGGGGGAGGGGAAGCGAGACCTCGATCTCGATTGACGGTCGCGTCTACTTTCCTCATTCGCTCGGCGTTTTCTATCAGGCACTCACCCAGTACCTTGGCTTTCCACACTATGGAGACGAGTACAAGGTCATGGGCCTTGCGCCCTATGGGGAACACGTTCACCTCGACAAGATGCGCAGGATCGTTTTGCTGAAGGACAACGGATCGTTTGCTCTCGACACACGCTATTTCCGTCATCACCGCGAAAAGATCTCCTACGAATGGTCAGGCGGAAGTCCATACGTCGAACGCTTGTTTTCAAGGGAGCTTGAGGAGCTTCTTGGACCCGCCCGCGCCTCAGACGAGCCACTTACCGAGAACCATCGCAATCTCGCCCGCTCCGTTCAGGCCATGTACGAGGAGGCATTCTTTCACCTCCTCACCCATCTGCACGCTCACCACAAGCTCGACGCCATCACGCTTGCTGGAGGCTGTGCGATGAACTCGGTCGCCAACGGCAAGATCATGCGTAAGTCGCCGTTCAAGCGTGTGTATGTGCAGTCGGCCGCAGGCGATGCCGGTGGCGCGATCGGCGCCGCGATACACGTCTGGCATTCACTGACAGGCGATAAGACCACGTTCAGTCCGCGGCGATCAGCTCTGGCGGCCGACTCTGGTCTGAAACATTCAGTGATGGACCACGCCTACCTTGGTCCTCAGGCCACCGGCGAGGATATCTCTGGCTTGCTCAAAGCGCGCGCAAGTGAGATTGCAGCGCAAGGATGCAGGGTCGCAAACATCGACGACGAAGCTAAACTTTGCGCGCATACTGCGCAGGCGATCGCCAATGGTGCTGTCGTCGGCTGGTTCCAAGGCCGGTTGGAATGGGGTCCGCGCGCACTCGGAAACCGCTCGATCATTTGCGATCCGCGCCGCGCAGACATGAAGAACATTCTCAATCTTAAGATCAAACGGCGCGAAAACTTCCGCCCCTTTGCCCCCTCGATTCAAAGAGAGCACACAGCAGCATGGTTCGAAGAAGATGCCGACGTGCCGTTCATGATGCAGGTGTTCCAGATCAGGGAAGAGAAGCGAGCGCTCATTCCCGCCGTTACGCACGTCGATGGATCTGGCCGACTGCAGACCGTGTATAAGCAGACCAACCCGCGCTATTGGGCAATGATCGAAGCTTTTCGCTCCATAACCGGCGTGCCGATGGTTCTCAACACCTCCTTCAACGAAAACGAACCAGTCGTATGCCAACCGCAGGAGGCGCTCGACTGCTTCTTGCGCACACGCATGGATCTACTCGTGCTTGGCGATTGGCTCGTCGAAAGAACATGA
- a CDS encoding DUF2793 domain-containing protein, whose translation MSDTTTNLGLPYIMAAQAQKHVTHNEALRALDTIVQLTVQDRDLSAPPVSPVEGQCFIVAAGATGAWSGQEGLVAAYQDAAWLFYPVRIGWRAWIVDESALFVWNGSSWQQASVASLNPVSLVGVNATADTTNRLAVSSDATLFNHAGAGHQIKLNKATSGATASQLYQTGFSGRAEIGTTGDDNFHFKVSADGATWREAIVIPAATGIPRLPAVAKASLPSATSGGAGAVVFVPDEAGGAVLAFSDGANWRRVTDRAIVS comes from the coding sequence ATGAGCGATACGACGACCAACCTCGGTCTGCCCTACATCATGGCGGCGCAAGCTCAAAAGCACGTCACGCACAACGAGGCCTTGCGCGCTCTCGATACTATCGTGCAGCTCACTGTGCAGGACCGCGACTTGAGCGCACCTCCGGTCAGTCCCGTTGAAGGACAGTGTTTCATCGTGGCCGCTGGCGCGACGGGCGCGTGGTCGGGGCAGGAAGGTCTCGTTGCAGCCTATCAGGATGCAGCGTGGCTGTTCTACCCGGTTCGCATTGGATGGCGCGCGTGGATTGTCGATGAGTCGGCGCTTTTTGTGTGGAACGGAAGCAGTTGGCAACAGGCCAGTGTCGCCTCGCTCAATCCTGTGTCGCTTGTTGGCGTCAATGCGACAGCCGATACGACCAATCGTCTTGCGGTCTCTTCCGACGCCACGCTCTTCAATCACGCCGGTGCGGGCCACCAGATCAAGCTCAATAAGGCGACTAGCGGCGCCACGGCCAGTCAGCTCTACCAAACGGGATTTTCCGGTCGCGCGGAGATTGGCACCACAGGCGACGACAATTTCCATTTCAAGGTCTCCGCCGATGGCGCGACGTGGCGTGAAGCCATCGTGATCCCAGCAGCAACCGGCATTCCGCGCTTGCCCGCGGTGGCCAAGGCTTCGCTGCCGTCGGCGACCAGCGGAGGCGCTGGCGCTGTTGTGTTCGTACCTGATGAAGCAGGCGGGGCAGTGCTTGCCTTCAGTGACGGAGCCAATTGGCGACGTGTCACCGACCGCGCCATCGTCTCGTAA
- a CDS encoding acyltransferase, which produces MTGDTQPAKIQHAAHLDMLRGIAALAVVAGHSRGFALVDFATLQNPDLSTKLLYFCTSLGHQAVIAFFALSGFLVGGRALSEILAGCWSPARYCITRLTRLWTVVLPALAITFLLDTLGRHLNGATGYDGVFHDLLSSGPSAAAPADTSLLTLLANVSFLQTIVAPTYGTNSPLWSLANEFWYYAIAPLAFVAAFGKGSSLARLVYLSTTILLCAVLPTTLVVLGGIWMLGALMHWTSQVASLQRIFRFRAYPALALSTVVATIVAPKWGIFAVGDLTGDLALGVAFALLLPGLAAAPASNANYVRASSALSNISFTLYATHFPLLAFLWFTFQAPNQFAPGPYGLAVVIAYIAVSVAIAALLWWMFERHTHRIRQAISSRLSSTVREYKSSAKGRAA; this is translated from the coding sequence ATGACAGGCGACACCCAACCGGCCAAGATCCAGCACGCTGCGCACCTCGACATGCTCCGAGGAATAGCTGCTCTTGCTGTCGTCGCCGGACATAGTAGGGGGTTCGCGCTCGTTGACTTTGCGACCTTACAGAACCCAGACCTTTCAACCAAGCTACTCTATTTCTGCACGAGCCTCGGCCATCAAGCCGTCATCGCCTTTTTTGCCCTTAGCGGTTTTCTCGTTGGCGGCCGGGCTCTGTCCGAAATCCTTGCAGGATGCTGGTCTCCCGCCCGATACTGCATTACGCGCCTTACCCGCCTGTGGACGGTCGTTCTGCCCGCTCTCGCCATTACGTTTCTCCTCGACACCCTCGGAAGACACTTGAACGGTGCGACTGGATATGATGGCGTATTTCATGACCTACTTTCGAGCGGACCATCCGCAGCTGCGCCTGCAGATACCTCATTGCTGACGCTGCTTGCCAATGTCTCTTTTCTACAAACGATTGTTGCACCGACCTATGGCACGAATAGTCCACTCTGGAGCTTGGCGAACGAGTTTTGGTACTACGCGATTGCGCCGCTCGCGTTTGTAGCGGCTTTTGGGAAGGGCTCTTCGCTTGCGCGATTAGTGTATCTTTCGACAACTATTTTACTGTGTGCCGTACTTCCCACGACATTGGTTGTTCTCGGAGGCATCTGGATGCTGGGTGCCCTCATGCACTGGACATCGCAAGTCGCTTCGCTTCAGAGAATATTTCGATTCCGCGCTTACCCGGCTTTAGCGCTCTCTACCGTGGTTGCAACAATCGTCGCCCCAAAGTGGGGAATCTTCGCCGTTGGCGATCTCACGGGTGACTTGGCACTCGGAGTTGCGTTCGCGCTCTTACTGCCCGGACTTGCCGCGGCGCCCGCTTCGAACGCAAACTACGTGCGCGCATCATCAGCGCTTTCCAACATCTCCTTCACACTCTATGCCACGCATTTTCCTCTTCTTGCCTTTCTTTGGTTCACCTTTCAGGCGCCAAACCAGTTTGCTCCCGGTCCTTATGGTCTCGCAGTCGTTATCGCCTATATCGCAGTTTCAGTCGCAATAGCTGCGTTGCTGTGGTGGATGTTCGAGCGGCACACGCACCGGATCCGCCAAGCCATATCGAGCCGTCTGTCATCGACGGTTCGCGAGTACAAAAGTTCGGCGAAAGGCCGAGCAGCTTAG
- a CDS encoding methyltransferase domain-containing protein — MIESVERYPISLRPQFSSDWPEDWKDSYHYDLVEVWDDKSNPGYSWSYRNRRAATIESILAICSPPARILDLAAASGNFSIALATLGYDVTWNDLRGHLIDYVRLKLPSSVDVAFVGGNIFDLGEEYRQKFDVVLATEVIEHVAHPDQFLRKLSTFVRPKGHVIITTPNGAYFLNRLPRFSDHPDPSAFEHVQFKPNSDGHIFLLYEDEVLSLAHKAGLTVEHLDLITNPLTSGHIKLRYLHPFIPSRALCAIEGGSRRLPRALRSRLSSHIVATLKRS; from the coding sequence ATGATAGAATCTGTCGAAAGATACCCCATTTCACTGCGCCCTCAATTTTCGTCTGATTGGCCCGAAGATTGGAAGGACTCCTACCATTACGATCTAGTCGAGGTCTGGGACGACAAGAGCAACCCTGGCTATAGTTGGAGCTACCGCAATCGGCGTGCTGCAACTATCGAGTCTATTCTCGCAATTTGTTCGCCGCCAGCCCGTATCCTGGACTTGGCTGCAGCCAGTGGCAATTTCTCCATAGCGCTCGCGACCTTGGGATATGACGTAACGTGGAATGATCTTCGCGGGCACTTAATCGACTACGTGCGCCTTAAACTTCCTAGCAGCGTAGATGTTGCCTTTGTTGGGGGAAATATTTTTGATCTTGGCGAAGAGTACAGGCAGAAATTTGATGTTGTGTTGGCGACGGAGGTGATTGAACACGTCGCTCATCCAGATCAATTTCTTCGCAAATTGAGTACATTCGTTCGACCTAAGGGGCACGTGATCATAACCACCCCAAACGGCGCTTATTTTCTGAACAGACTCCCACGATTTTCCGATCACCCAGATCCATCGGCATTTGAACATGTCCAGTTCAAACCCAATTCAGATGGTCACATCTTCCTACTGTATGAAGATGAGGTACTCAGCCTTGCCCACAAAGCCGGCCTGACAGTTGAACATCTCGACCTGATCACCAACCCACTAACGTCAGGACATATCAAGCTACGCTATTTGCACCCCTTTATTCCGTCGCGGGCGTTGTGCGCAATTGAAGGAGGTAGCCGCCGTCTACCTCGCGCTTTACGAAGCCGACTCTCTAGCCACATCGTGGCTACGTTGAAACGATCGTGA